In a single window of the Prinia subflava isolate CZ2003 ecotype Zambia chromosome 3, Cam_Psub_1.2, whole genome shotgun sequence genome:
- the NHLRC3 gene encoding NHL repeat-containing protein 3 isoform X1, translating into MPAQERRELGVDSPVARLPAPRRSAERCLGAPPRPPRAAPEPPPRGPGPARRGEQRPPGRGGAGGAAATWLPWQPARPPGGGSGRGPGAAMAGTLLALLALLGGSQVRGAARGFVPGPPVLKAEHSLPWKGEQQMYKLDIGWPKTPEHFTGQTFCVAVDSVHGLVYVGQRGDNVPKVLVFSEEGNFLHSWNDTVEMPHGIFVWNTAIGSSVWITDVGTGKYGHTVKQYSPLGKLMQVLGTPGNAGSSLIPLQFDQPAELFVDETGEIYVVDGDGGMNNRLLKLTDDYKEMWLTGTNGSGIGQFRIPHSVTVDAFGRVWVADRGNKRIQVFDKVTGEWLGSWSGCFSEDGPYSVRFTADYKYLIVAQLNINRLAILAAPPVGSIGDCVMVHSVQLADETKPHLVDVDMRSGAVYVAEIGAQQVQKYVPLS; encoded by the exons ATGCCTGCGCAGGAGCGGCGGGAACTCGGGGTGGATTCGCCCGTCGCTCGGCTCCCGGCGCCGCGCCGAAGCGCTGAGCGCTGCCTCGGGGCCCcaccgcgcccgccccgcgccgcccccgagccgccgccgcggggcccgggcccggcACGCCGCGGGGAGCAGCGgccgccggggcggggcggggcgggcggggcggcggccaCGTGGCTGCCATGGCAACCGGCCCGGCCCCCGGgaggcgggagcggccgcgggcCCGGGGCTGCCATGGCCGGGACGCTGCTGgcgctgctggccctgctcgGCGGCTCCCAGGTGCGCGGAGCCGCCCGGGGCTTCGTGCCAGGGCCTCCG gttttaaaagcagaacaCTCCTTGCCTTGGAAGGGAGAGCAACAGATGTACAAGCTGGACATAGGCTGGCCTAAAACTCCAGAACACTTCACTGGCCAAACATTTTGTGTTGCTGTTGACTCTGTCCATGGTTTGGTCTATGTAGGACAA cgGGGAGACAATGTCCCAAAGGTACTTGTATTCTCAGAAGAAGGTAATTTTCTTCACTCCTGGAATGATACAGTTGAAATGCCTCATGGTATCTTTGTATGGAACACTGCGATAGGAAGTTCAGTATGGATCACAGATGTTGGAACAG GGAAATACGGACACACAGTGAAACAGTATAGCCCTTTGGGTAAACTTATGCAGGTCTTGGGCACACCGGGTAATGCTGGTTCAAGTTTGATTCCCCTGCAGTTTGATCAACCAGCAGAGCTCTTTGTGGATGAAACTGGAGAAATCTATGTTGTTGATGGAGACGGAGGAATGAACAACAGATTGCTCAAACTAACAGATG ACTACAAAGAGATGTGGCTGACTGGAACAAATGGGAGCGGCATTGGTCAGTTCAGGATTCCTCACAGTGTAACAGTGGATGCTTTTGGACGG GTATGGGTTGCAGACAGAGGCAACAAGAGAATCCAAGTTTTTGATAAAGTCACGGGAGAATGGCTTGGGTCTTGGAGTGGCTGTTTTTCAGAAGATGGACCCTATTCTGTCAG GTTTACTGCTGATTACAAATACCTGATTGTAGCTCAGCTGAATATCAACCGGTTGGCAATCCTGGCAGCACCTCCAGTTGGCTCCATTGGGGACTGTGTCATGGTCCACAGTGTCCAGCTGGCTGATGAAACCAAACCACACCTCGTGGATGTAGACATGAGGAGTGGAGCGGTCTATGTTGCAGAGATTGGAGCCCAGCAAGTACAAAAATATGTACCCTTGAGCTGA
- the NHLRC3 gene encoding NHL repeat-containing protein 3 isoform X2, translating into MPAQERRELGVDSPVARLPAPRRSAERCLGAPPRPPRAAPEPPPRGPGPARRGEQRPPGRGGAGGAAATWLPWQPARPPGGGSGRGPGAAMAGTLLALLALLGGSQVLKAEHSLPWKGEQQMYKLDIGWPKTPEHFTGQTFCVAVDSVHGLVYVGQRGDNVPKVLVFSEEGNFLHSWNDTVEMPHGIFVWNTAIGSSVWITDVGTGKYGHTVKQYSPLGKLMQVLGTPGNAGSSLIPLQFDQPAELFVDETGEIYVVDGDGGMNNRLLKLTDDYKEMWLTGTNGSGIGQFRIPHSVTVDAFGRVWVADRGNKRIQVFDKVTGEWLGSWSGCFSEDGPYSVRFTADYKYLIVAQLNINRLAILAAPPVGSIGDCVMVHSVQLADETKPHLVDVDMRSGAVYVAEIGAQQVQKYVPLS; encoded by the exons ATGCCTGCGCAGGAGCGGCGGGAACTCGGGGTGGATTCGCCCGTCGCTCGGCTCCCGGCGCCGCGCCGAAGCGCTGAGCGCTGCCTCGGGGCCCcaccgcgcccgccccgcgccgcccccgagccgccgccgcggggcccgggcccggcACGCCGCGGGGAGCAGCGgccgccggggcggggcggggcgggcggggcggcggccaCGTGGCTGCCATGGCAACCGGCCCGGCCCCCGGgaggcgggagcggccgcgggcCCGGGGCTGCCATGGCCGGGACGCTGCTGgcgctgctggccctgctcgGCGGCTCCCAG gttttaaaagcagaacaCTCCTTGCCTTGGAAGGGAGAGCAACAGATGTACAAGCTGGACATAGGCTGGCCTAAAACTCCAGAACACTTCACTGGCCAAACATTTTGTGTTGCTGTTGACTCTGTCCATGGTTTGGTCTATGTAGGACAA cgGGGAGACAATGTCCCAAAGGTACTTGTATTCTCAGAAGAAGGTAATTTTCTTCACTCCTGGAATGATACAGTTGAAATGCCTCATGGTATCTTTGTATGGAACACTGCGATAGGAAGTTCAGTATGGATCACAGATGTTGGAACAG GGAAATACGGACACACAGTGAAACAGTATAGCCCTTTGGGTAAACTTATGCAGGTCTTGGGCACACCGGGTAATGCTGGTTCAAGTTTGATTCCCCTGCAGTTTGATCAACCAGCAGAGCTCTTTGTGGATGAAACTGGAGAAATCTATGTTGTTGATGGAGACGGAGGAATGAACAACAGATTGCTCAAACTAACAGATG ACTACAAAGAGATGTGGCTGACTGGAACAAATGGGAGCGGCATTGGTCAGTTCAGGATTCCTCACAGTGTAACAGTGGATGCTTTTGGACGG GTATGGGTTGCAGACAGAGGCAACAAGAGAATCCAAGTTTTTGATAAAGTCACGGGAGAATGGCTTGGGTCTTGGAGTGGCTGTTTTTCAGAAGATGGACCCTATTCTGTCAG GTTTACTGCTGATTACAAATACCTGATTGTAGCTCAGCTGAATATCAACCGGTTGGCAATCCTGGCAGCACCTCCAGTTGGCTCCATTGGGGACTGTGTCATGGTCCACAGTGTCCAGCTGGCTGATGAAACCAAACCACACCTCGTGGATGTAGACATGAGGAGTGGAGCGGTCTATGTTGCAGAGATTGGAGCCCAGCAAGTACAAAAATATGTACCCTTGAGCTGA
- the GPKOW gene encoding LOW QUALITY PROTEIN: G-patch domain and KOW motifs-containing protein (The sequence of the model RefSeq protein was modified relative to this genomic sequence to represent the inferred CDS: inserted 5 bases in 5 codons; substituted 3 bases at 3 genomic stop codons), whose product MEWRCLLPVGPCIVPGVGSDSEIDTDFLTAVEDQELLSTQPRAPKELVIPLIPPHCSRNPEXPGADIHPPPATDGNPNTDPPSSWSSPDPPXVXPQALQELLQEAQQSQKQPKGASAPPIAIPLPLSGKDLVTGPLLAPQGCEAVSVGQFGLAMLQGMGWSQGRGIGHIFSRVVPALEHRPXPVGAGSGAKGAPPGTPKSGETRRGGLAXGDLVSIKAGPHCGVEGKVAVLDPETGRALXRLQLAGQAVAMNQHGLCPWEGLRGRAQGRGKKWKEPPETARLVKQCQGALPGTWHXLRRDLQVRGVDRTFCGGHDYNCKWQVGDALSLDTWVCRMDRGCLLEGLQEASLXMEVPRGISKHIMVVLGEHVGQVERILEDAHPRIQPDWYQERSGAYERRPFAAPLSRPERAGSLRPDPAGAEAVAGQAHLGGGGGRGQRSPRPSPAAGPLHLP is encoded by the exons ATGGAGTGGCGGTGCCTGCTGCCCGTGGGACCCTGCATAGTGCCCGGTGTGGGCAGTGACTCTGAGATTGACACTGATTTCTTGACAGCAGTAGaggaccaggagctgctcagcacccaGCCGCGGGCCCCAAAGGAGCTGGTGATCCCCCTGATCCCCCCTCACTGCTCAAGGAACCCGG TGCCCGGTGCCGACATACATCCTCCCCCCGCCACTGATGGCAACCCCAACACAGACCCCCCCTCCAGCTGGAGTTCCCCGGACCCCC TGGTGTAGcctcaggcactgcaggagctgctgcaggaggcacagcagagccagaaGCAGCCTAAGGGGGCCTCAGCACCCCCCATCGCCATCCCCCTCCCTCTGTCTGGCAAAGACCTTGTCACAGGTCCACTGCTGGCCCCCCAGGGCTGTGAGGCCGTGTCCGTGGGGCAGTTTgggctggccatgctgcaggGTATGGGCTGGAGCCAGGGCCGGGGCATCGGGCACATCTTCTCCAGGGTCGTACCTGCCCTGGAGCACCGGC TGCCTGTAGGGGCTGGGTCTGGGGCCAAGGGAGCCCCCCCGGGTACTCCCAAATCTGGGGAGACCCGCCGGGGAGGCCTGG GTGGGGACTTAGTGAGCATCAAGGCTGGGCCCCACTGTGGCGTGGAGGGCAAGGTGGCAGTGCTGGACCCCGAGACTGGGCGGGCAC GGCGACTGCAGCTGGCGGGGCAGGCAGTGGCCATGAACCAGCACGGGCTGTGCCCTTGGGAAGGGCTCCGAGGAAGGGCACAAGGCAGGGGGAAGAAGTGGAAGGAGCCCCCAGAAACAGCGCGGTTGGTGAAGCAGTGCCAGGGGGCCCTGCCCGGGACCTGGCATTGACTGCGCAGGGACCTGCAGGTGCGGGGTGTGGACAGGACCTTCTGCGGGGGCCACGACTACAACTGCAAGTGGCAGGTTGGGGACGCACTGTCCCTGGACACCTGGGTGTGCCGGATGGACCGGGGCTGCCTGCTGGAGGGCCTGCAGGAGGCCTCTCTGTAGATGGAGGTGCCTCGGGGCATTTCCAAGCACATCATGGTGGTGCTGGGGGAGCACGTGGGGCAGGTGGAGCGAATCCTGGAGGATGCACATCCCAGAATACAACCAGATT GGTATCAGGAGCGGAGCGGAGCCTACGAGCGCCGTCCCTTCGCCGCGCCGCTCTCTCGCCCCGAGCGGGCGGGGTCGCTCCGGCCCGACCCGGCGGGGGCAGAGGCGGTGGCGGGGCAGGCGCATCTTGGCGGCGGCGGAGGGCGCGGGCAGCGCTCGCCCCGGCCGTCACCAGCGGCCGGACCCCTCCACCTCCCCTGa